A genome region from Armatimonadota bacterium includes the following:
- a CDS encoding CehA/McbA family metallohydrolase, protein MSATSPFVNPFESNGNWYKANLHTHTTTSDGGFSVQERIQQYYEKGYSILAITDHDRTNDVSALSTDDFLVISGTETHPNCPGADPYHFVFLNVPYGFDCSSEPNPNARIKMAREAGGEAIICHPYWCGHNINHLMKINGAIALEVYNATCTKIGKGLSSVQWDDLLDAGIILPAVAVDDAHRGRDIFMGWTWFKAENLTAEDVMEALRTGCFYSSCGPVIEDARVCDGKVIVKCSPASEVHFIAQRSHGFSIYSDGEGPITSAEIPLRDSWRYLRIEIVDLQGNRAWTNPLVVR, encoded by the coding sequence GTGAGTGCAACATCGCCATTTGTGAATCCTTTCGAAAGCAACGGAAATTGGTATAAAGCCAACTTGCACACCCACACAACCACGTCGGATGGTGGATTTAGCGTGCAGGAGCGCATCCAACAGTACTACGAGAAAGGGTATTCCATCCTTGCAATCACCGACCATGACCGAACGAACGACGTCTCAGCTCTTTCGACGGATGATTTTCTCGTTATCTCCGGAACGGAGACACATCCGAATTGTCCGGGTGCTGACCCGTATCACTTTGTTTTCTTAAACGTTCCGTACGGTTTTGATTGCTCAAGTGAACCTAATCCAAATGCTCGGATAAAAATGGCGCGCGAGGCGGGCGGAGAGGCGATTATCTGCCATCCATATTGGTGCGGCCACAATATAAACCACCTAATGAAAATTAACGGGGCAATCGCCTTGGAAGTCTATAACGCTACATGCACAAAAATCGGCAAAGGGTTGAGCTCTGTTCAGTGGGATGACTTGCTCGACGCCGGGATTATCCTTCCTGCAGTAGCTGTTGACGATGCACACCGAGGCAGGGACATCTTTATGGGCTGGACGTGGTTCAAGGCTGAGAATCTTACTGCCGAGGATGTTATGGAAGCACTTCGCACGGGATGCTTCTATTCCTCATGCGGTCCTGTCATAGAAGATGCTCGGGTTTGCGATGGGAAGGTGATTGTAAAGTGCTCGCCAGCCTCCGAGGTGCACTTCATTGCCCAGAGGTCACACGGCTTTAGCATCTACAGCGACGGCGAGGGACCAATCACCAGCGCGGAAATTCCTTTGCGTGACAGCTGGCGGTATCTTCGCATAGAAATCGTTGATTTACAGGGAAATCGCGCATGGACCAATCCACTTGTTGTTAGGTAG
- a CDS encoding TIM barrel protein: protein MKYYLFAKFFQHLSIDELMAHCAEAGVDGPTAVIREGYWLEPESYAETLPGYVQAAEKAGLEVKFADTSFPMGELARDNTPLKVLADNGIEAVRLGYIAKNDAGHMRDLANLARHLAEGVARAAEDAGIKAVIQLHGNCYPHNATAAWPMVKGLDPKYIGVMIDPGNNLHQEGFERWDYQIQLLGEYIAAVGAKDAVKVRSGQLDSPTKGWVSEFVPAFEGQANWEQICAELHNIGFSGPMILMPFYDTDNFPLMYKKFKQEVEYLRSIEKAVTK from the coding sequence ATGAAATATTATCTTTTTGCAAAATTCTTCCAGCATCTTTCCATAGATGAGTTAATGGCTCACTGCGCAGAGGCTGGCGTTGATGGCCCGACTGCCGTAATTCGTGAGGGGTATTGGCTCGAGCCTGAGTCGTACGCAGAGACTCTTCCAGGATACGTGCAGGCGGCTGAGAAAGCTGGATTAGAGGTGAAGTTTGCGGATACTAGCTTCCCGATGGGCGAGTTGGCGAGGGATAATACACCTCTGAAGGTTCTTGCAGATAATGGTATCGAGGCTGTCAGGCTGGGTTATATTGCAAAGAACGATGCGGGACACATGCGCGACTTGGCTAACCTTGCCCGCCACCTTGCCGAGGGAGTTGCCCGTGCCGCAGAGGATGCTGGCATAAAGGCTGTTATCCAGCTTCACGGCAACTGCTATCCCCACAATGCCACTGCCGCTTGGCCCATGGTTAAAGGGCTTGATCCCAAGTATATTGGCGTAATGATTGACCCCGGCAACAACCTACACCAAGAAGGTTTTGAGCGTTGGGACTATCAAATTCAACTGCTAGGGGAGTATATCGCCGCTGTGGGTGCCAAGGATGCAGTGAAGGTACGCTCAGGGCAACTTGATTCTCCGACCAAAGGATGGGTTAGCGAGTTTGTGCCGGCATTCGAAGGCCAAGCGAATTGGGAGCAGATTTGTGCCGAGCTCCACAACATCGGCTTTTCGGGCCCCATGATATTGATGCCATTCTACGATACTGACAATTTTCCACTCATGTACAAGAAATTCAAGCAGGAGGTCGAGTATCTTAGGAGTATCGAAAAAGCAGTCACAAAGTAA
- a CDS encoding sulfatase-like hydrolase/transferase, translating into MEQNNAMTRRNFIKAAGVLAARLALGSSEAHSEEVMERKRPNILWICTDQQRYDTIAALGNPYIRTPNLDKLVSEGVAFTHAFAQNPVCTPSRASFLTGRYPRTTGARQNGQAIPPHEVLVTKMLADAGYDCGLSGKLHLAPCHKQVEKRIDDGYRVFNWSHDPHPHWGKDNQYTAWLESKGYKWNDIYRPPKGKHAFAGVPAELHQTKWCTDRAIDFITEKRQGPWLMSVNIFAPHHPFDPPKEYLDRYDPDKLPDPAYKPGELHNKPIFQQVDHDGAYGGMLLGFSKMTRRERREVTAAYYAMIEQIDDNVGRLLKVLEETGQRENTIVIFMSDHGELLGDHGMYLKGPHMYDCSLRVPLIISWPGHFVAGLKSDALVELVDIVPTLLDAVGMEIPVRVQGKSLYGICTGNADPHNHKDYIYAEYYIGQPFHDNLKEKPLLTTVRTRKHKLTSYAGLEIGELYDLEADPGEHDNLWDSPEHTSLKMEMLKLCFDASVLTQDPIPVRTAPW; encoded by the coding sequence ATGGAGCAAAACAATGCGATGACAAGGAGGAATTTTATCAAGGCGGCAGGCGTCCTAGCCGCCAGACTAGCGCTTGGAAGTTCTGAAGCACACTCGGAGGAAGTCATGGAGAGAAAGAGACCAAACATACTTTGGATTTGCACCGACCAACAGCGATATGACACAATTGCCGCCCTCGGGAATCCTTATATACGCACACCAAATTTGGACAAATTGGTTTCAGAAGGCGTCGCCTTCACGCATGCCTTTGCCCAAAATCCTGTCTGCACCCCCAGCAGGGCTTCTTTTCTTACTGGGCGCTATCCTCGTACTACTGGCGCTAGGCAGAATGGCCAGGCAATTCCGCCGCATGAGGTGCTTGTCACCAAAATGCTAGCCGATGCAGGCTATGACTGCGGCTTATCGGGCAAGTTGCACCTTGCTCCTTGCCATAAGCAAGTTGAAAAGCGGATTGACGATGGCTATAGGGTATTCAATTGGAGCCACGACCCTCACCCTCACTGGGGAAAGGACAACCAGTACACGGCTTGGCTTGAGTCCAAGGGCTATAAATGGAATGACATTTATCGTCCTCCAAAAGGCAAGCACGCCTTTGCAGGTGTGCCAGCTGAATTGCACCAGACCAAGTGGTGTACTGATAGGGCGATTGATTTTATCACCGAAAAGCGTCAGGGTCCTTGGCTGATGAGTGTAAATATCTTTGCCCCTCACCACCCATTCGACCCACCAAAAGAGTATCTTGACCGCTATGACCCCGACAAGCTTCCAGACCCAGCATATAAGCCTGGAGAACTCCACAACAAGCCAATATTTCAGCAGGTAGACCACGACGGCGCATATGGCGGAATGCTGCTGGGGTTCAGCAAGATGACTCGCAGAGAGCGGAGAGAGGTAACTGCCGCATATTACGCAATGATTGAGCAGATAGACGACAACGTAGGCCGCTTGTTGAAAGTGCTGGAGGAAACTGGCCAAAGAGAAAATACGATAGTTATCTTCATGAGCGACCACGGCGAGCTTTTAGGCGACCATGGTATGTACCTCAAAGGACCCCATATGTACGATTGCTCGCTGAGGGTGCCGCTTATTATTTCTTGGCCAGGACACTTCGTAGCTGGGCTCAAGAGTGATGCGCTGGTCGAACTTGTTGATATCGTGCCTACGCTACTTGACGCCGTTGGGATGGAGATTCCAGTTCGCGTTCAAGGCAAATCGCTCTACGGCATCTGTACCGGAAATGCAGACCCACATAATCACAAAGATTATATCTACGCAGAGTATTACATTGGTCAGCCTTTCCATGACAACTTGAAGGAAAAGCCCCTGCTGACAACTGTGCGAACTCGCAAGCATAAGCTGACTTCTTATGCGGGCTTGGAAATAGGCGAGTTGTATGACCTGGAAGCCGACCCTGGCGAACATGATAATCTATGGGATAGCCCTGAGCACACCTCTCTCAAGATGGAAATGCTTAAACTTTGTTTCGACGCTAGTGTGCTTACTCAAGATCCAATTCCTGTGCGCACGGCACCTTGGTAA
- a CDS encoding sulfatase produces the protein MNSKRAITRRDFFKAAGVASVGLAFNTFGVISSAKASDERPNILFMIADDWSFPHASILGDRVVKTPTFDRVAREGVLFTNSFCAAPTCTPSRGAILTGQAIHCLDEGANLYGVLPARFKTFPDILEENGYFIGLSGKGWGPGKLEGTGRTRNPAGPQFKNFKEFLEQAPKNKPFCFWFGSHFPHRDYELGCGVNSGMRLEDVEVPPFLPDTPEVRSDILDYYWNVEQFDKQCAAVLENLELSGRAENTIVVITSDNGMPFPRAKANLYEAGAHMPLAIRWPARVKGGRKVDEVVSHTDFAPTFLEAAGMKPLPDMTGRSLIDLLTEDKPARRDAVFVEKERHTNCREGNLGYPCRAIRTKDFLYIRNFHPERWPAGDPKMWVAVGDFGDIDTSPSKKLILSRRDDPKIKPYFELATAKRPAEELYDLKRDPWTVHNVADDPEYAGIKEKLARRLQTWMTKTRDPRATNPNDDRWDSYPYFGRQGEWVYPKPKQNK, from the coding sequence ATGAACAGTAAGCGAGCCATCACCCGGCGGGATTTTTTCAAAGCGGCGGGAGTGGCCTCGGTGGGTTTGGCATTCAATACCTTTGGCGTGATTTCTTCTGCAAAGGCGTCCGACGAACGCCCGAATATCCTATTCATGATTGCAGACGACTGGTCATTCCCGCACGCCAGCATTCTTGGCGATAGGGTAGTGAAGACCCCTACCTTCGATAGAGTTGCGAGAGAGGGCGTACTATTCACAAATTCATTTTGTGCCGCCCCAACATGTACGCCGTCGAGGGGAGCTATATTGACTGGCCAGGCGATCCACTGCTTGGATGAAGGTGCAAACCTCTACGGCGTTTTGCCCGCCAGGTTCAAAACATTCCCTGATATCCTAGAGGAAAACGGTTACTTTATTGGACTGAGCGGCAAAGGATGGGGACCAGGGAAGCTTGAAGGCACAGGAAGAACGCGCAACCCAGCAGGTCCGCAGTTCAAAAACTTCAAGGAGTTTTTAGAGCAAGCCCCGAAAAATAAGCCATTTTGCTTTTGGTTTGGCAGCCATTTTCCACATAGAGATTATGAATTAGGCTGTGGTGTTAATTCCGGTATGCGCCTAGAGGATGTGGAAGTTCCGCCTTTCCTGCCTGATACCCCAGAAGTGAGAAGCGATATTCTAGATTACTATTGGAACGTTGAGCAATTTGACAAGCAATGTGCCGCTGTGCTCGAAAATCTTGAATTATCCGGCCGCGCCGAAAATACCATAGTAGTCATCACAAGCGACAACGGTATGCCATTCCCAAGGGCGAAGGCAAACCTTTATGAGGCAGGTGCGCATATGCCTCTCGCAATCCGCTGGCCAGCAAGAGTGAAGGGCGGCAGAAAGGTGGATGAGGTCGTAAGTCATACGGACTTCGCACCGACGTTCTTAGAGGCGGCTGGCATGAAGCCGCTTCCAGACATGACTGGACGCAGCCTGATTGATTTGTTGACCGAAGATAAACCAGCACGGCGCGATGCCGTTTTTGTAGAAAAGGAGCGTCATACAAACTGTCGTGAAGGCAACTTGGGATATCCTTGCAGAGCAATACGCACTAAAGACTTCCTTTATATTCGCAACTTCCACCCGGAGCGGTGGCCCGCAGGCGACCCAAAAATGTGGGTGGCAGTTGGCGATTTTGGTGATATAGACACAAGCCCATCTAAAAAGCTCATCTTGAGCCGGCGGGATGACCCCAAAATTAAGCCATACTTCGAGCTTGCAACCGCAAAGCGGCCAGCCGAGGAACTCTATGACCTAAAGCGTGACCCATGGACCGTTCACAACGTGGCAGACGACCCTGAATATGCCGGCATCAAGGAGAAATTAGCGCGGAGACTGCAAACCTGGATGACAAAAACAAGGGACCCACGTGCGACTAATCCAAACGATGACCGCTGGGATAGCTATCCTTATTTCGGCAGACAGGGAGAGTGGGTTTACCCCAAGCCTAAACAAAACAAGTGA
- a CDS encoding sulfatase-like hydrolase/transferase, which translates to MKQYTRRDFLKATLMAGAFAGLSTISPGLAFGKEEGKYNVLFIAVDDLRPTLGCYGAPVIKTPNIDALAARGTVFTRAYCQQAVCSPSRTSLLTGLRPDSTKVYNLEDHFRKFIPNVVTLPEYFKKHGYHTQAMGKIYHPGLDDPQSWSVPHWAAKAPTYLKPESLAQQKELREKLEAQGRKLKDEVVEKDPKTGLPLKIIRRASILKGPAWEDPDCPDNALADGMIADHAIETLREIKDKKFFLAVGFHKPHLPFVAPKKYFDMYAGEKAKIGLSPNPFPPKDCPEIALTTFGELRSYTDIPDVGPIPDEKALELRYAYYAAASYTDAQIGRVLNELDKLGLRDKTIVVLWGDHGWHLGDHSLWCKHTNFEVATRSPLIISAPGQKNKGAKTDALVEFVDIYPTLCELAGLPIPDNLEGTSAVPVMNNPKRKWKKAAFSQYPRPGNVMGYSMRTDRYRYTEWIKRDSGDVVAVELYDYEKDPLGNVNIAGLPENKELVAKLSKQLRGGWKEARP; encoded by the coding sequence ATGAAGCAATACACGCGAAGAGATTTCTTAAAAGCGACATTAATGGCTGGTGCTTTTGCCGGGCTTTCTACCATTTCGCCGGGGCTTGCATTTGGAAAGGAAGAAGGGAAATATAATGTCCTTTTCATAGCCGTTGACGACCTTAGGCCCACTTTGGGATGCTATGGTGCACCAGTCATCAAGACGCCGAATATTGACGCCCTCGCAGCTCGGGGCACCGTCTTCACCCGTGCTTACTGCCAGCAGGCGGTATGCAGTCCATCGCGGACCTCACTCCTTACGGGTCTTCGTCCTGACAGCACCAAGGTCTACAACCTTGAGGATCATTTCCGCAAATTCATTCCGAACGTTGTTACATTGCCAGAGTATTTTAAGAAGCATGGCTATCACACCCAGGCGATGGGAAAGATATACCATCCTGGCCTTGATGATCCCCAGTCCTGGAGTGTGCCACATTGGGCGGCTAAGGCACCAACCTACTTGAAGCCCGAGAGCTTGGCTCAGCAGAAAGAACTTAGAGAAAAGCTGGAAGCACAAGGAAGAAAGCTCAAGGACGAGGTAGTAGAAAAAGACCCCAAAACTGGATTGCCTCTCAAAATTATCCGCAGGGCATCCATTCTAAAAGGGCCAGCTTGGGAAGACCCCGATTGTCCCGATAATGCTCTTGCTGACGGAATGATCGCCGACCACGCAATCGAAACCTTGCGCGAAATCAAGGATAAAAAGTTTTTCCTTGCAGTCGGCTTCCATAAACCACACCTGCCGTTTGTTGCGCCTAAAAAGTATTTCGATATGTACGCAGGCGAAAAAGCCAAAATAGGCTTATCTCCAAATCCCTTCCCGCCAAAGGACTGCCCTGAGATTGCACTTACTACTTTTGGTGAACTGCGTTCGTACACGGATATCCCGGACGTTGGACCCATACCCGACGAAAAGGCGCTCGAGCTTCGCTATGCTTATTATGCAGCCGCAAGTTACACTGATGCTCAGATTGGGCGGGTGCTTAATGAGTTGGATAAGCTTGGCCTTAGGGATAAAACAATCGTTGTGCTTTGGGGCGACCACGGCTGGCATCTAGGCGACCACAGCTTGTGGTGCAAACATACCAACTTCGAGGTTGCAACTCGCTCGCCTCTCATCATAAGCGCCCCTGGACAAAAGAACAAGGGTGCAAAGACAGATGCTCTGGTGGAATTTGTTGACATTTATCCGACCCTCTGCGAGCTTGCAGGACTGCCCATACCCGACAATCTTGAGGGCACTAGCGCTGTGCCGGTGATGAATAACCCCAAGCGCAAGTGGAAGAAGGCTGCATTCAGCCAGTATCCACGTCCGGGGAATGTGATGGGTTATTCCATGCGCACAGACCGCTATCGCTACACCGAATGGATCAAAAGGGATAGTGGCGATGTTGTTGCAGTTGAGCTTTATGACTATGAAAAAGACCCTTTGGGCAACGTAAACATTGCTGGCTTGCCAGAGAATAAGGAACTTGTGGCTAAATTGAGCAAGCAACTTCGCGGTGGTTGGAAAGAGGCTAGACCTTAA
- a CDS encoding sulfatase, whose translation MSENQPKQTRREFLKGAGAVAASVALSGRIPAVFADDARKPNVIFIFADQLRACSVGCYGDKQARTPNLDKLASEGVRFTNAISTWPVCSPFRAMLMTGRYPMSNGVVYNDYPIWDGLPYIGTAFKSQGYATGYIGKWHLQGKTEGKGGVPPDRRLGFDYWEPVKGPILSEGPDGKQIWRPNVQTDKAISYIKANKDRPFCLFLSWNPPHDPYIAPDEYMAMFPPETMELRPNTAEKELVRIELERHPIPASNSEAAMKRAKWRRIIDSDDGIRRNMQGYYAATHGLDVCIGRIMKALDEEGIAEDTILVFSSDHGDMLGSHRMSHKQEPFEESINIPFILRYPRRVPKGITTDALLSPMDIMPTLLSLAGLPIPKGVQGISLADAALGKRSDQRDALLIMKMLPGGNPWIINAATEWRGVRTKTHTYARLADGGPWILYDNKNDPYQMRNLVNDPAYKELQTEMETKLKQLLKEAGDPFDTEKIEREIAEKSKTMLKSRAGKGI comes from the coding sequence ATGTCCGAAAATCAACCTAAGCAAACAAGGCGGGAGTTTCTAAAGGGAGCTGGTGCAGTCGCAGCAAGTGTAGCACTAAGCGGGCGAATTCCTGCTGTATTCGCTGATGATGCGCGGAAGCCAAATGTAATATTCATTTTTGCTGACCAACTCAGAGCCTGTTCTGTGGGATGTTATGGCGACAAGCAGGCGAGGACACCAAATCTCGACAAGCTGGCGTCGGAGGGGGTGCGATTTACCAACGCCATCAGTACCTGGCCTGTTTGTTCGCCGTTCCGTGCAATGTTGATGACAGGGCGGTATCCTATGTCAAACGGCGTTGTATACAATGACTACCCAATCTGGGATGGGCTTCCGTATATTGGCACTGCGTTTAAATCACAGGGCTATGCCACAGGGTACATCGGCAAATGGCATCTTCAGGGCAAGACTGAAGGCAAGGGTGGAGTGCCGCCAGACAGAAGGCTTGGGTTCGACTATTGGGAGCCGGTGAAGGGACCGATACTCTCAGAAGGGCCCGATGGCAAGCAAATATGGCGGCCTAACGTCCAAACCGACAAGGCAATCAGCTATATTAAAGCTAACAAGGATAGACCCTTCTGTTTATTTTTATCTTGGAATCCACCGCATGACCCATACATCGCTCCTGACGAATACATGGCAATGTTTCCGCCGGAAACGATGGAATTGCGCCCTAACACCGCTGAAAAGGAGTTAGTGCGAATCGAACTTGAGAGGCATCCTATTCCAGCTAGCAACTCCGAAGCCGCGATGAAGCGAGCAAAATGGCGGAGGATAATAGACTCCGACGACGGTATACGGCGGAATATGCAGGGATATTATGCTGCTACCCATGGCTTGGATGTCTGTATTGGTCGTATTATGAAGGCCCTCGACGAGGAAGGCATTGCAGAAGATACAATTCTTGTATTCAGCTCCGACCATGGCGATATGCTGGGTTCGCATCGGATGTCGCATAAGCAGGAGCCGTTCGAAGAATCCATAAATATCCCATTCATACTTCGCTACCCAAGGCGCGTTCCCAAGGGCATAACTACTGATGCGCTTTTGTCGCCAATGGATATCATGCCGACGCTTCTTAGTCTGGCGGGTCTGCCTATTCCAAAAGGCGTTCAAGGAATTAGCCTTGCAGATGCGGCACTCGGCAAGCGCTCTGACCAACGCGATGCTCTACTTATCATGAAGATGCTTCCCGGCGGCAATCCCTGGATTATAAACGCGGCAACTGAGTGGCGAGGAGTGCGCACAAAGACCCATACATACGCTCGCCTTGCGGACGGCGGCCCATGGATACTTTATGATAACAAAAATGACCCCTACCAAATGAGGAATTTGGTAAACGACCCGGCATATAAGGAGCTTCAAACTGAAATGGAGACCAAGCTCAAACAGCTCCTCAAGGAGGCTGGCGACCCATTTGACACCGAGAAAATTGAACGGGAAATTGCTGAGAAAAGCAAGACAATGCTGAAAAGCCGAGCTGGAAAAGGCATTTAA
- a CDS encoding sialidase family protein, giving the protein MSRKINRRFFLRQLGMSAAGLKLAPSMLLGKDGGGEEAMGDVEDILNTEIQRSKPDYIVYKPKSIDGSTFDTGNEHFLVFDGPDGSLMAVWTQSSYEGAGDHRIVFSRSDDEGATWSPPKRLVGPTKPGDGYMASW; this is encoded by the coding sequence ATGAGCAGAAAAATTAATCGGCGGTTTTTTCTAAGGCAGCTTGGCATGTCCGCTGCTGGTCTGAAGCTGGCTCCAAGTATGTTGTTAGGCAAAGATGGAGGCGGAGAAGAGGCAATGGGTGATGTGGAAGATATCCTAAACACAGAAATTCAGCGCAGCAAGCCCGACTATATAGTGTATAAGCCCAAAAGCATTGATGGCTCAACATTTGATACTGGAAACGAACATTTCCTGGTGTTTGACGGGCCGGATGGCTCGCTGATGGCTGTGTGGACCCAGAGTAGTTACGAAGGTGCTGGGGACCACCGCATTGTTTTCTCGCGTTCTGATGATGAAGGAGCAACTTGGTCTCCACCAAAGCGATTGGTAGGTCCCACCAAACCCGGCGATGGATATATGGCAAGCTGGTGA